From Planctomycetota bacterium:
GACGAACGTCTACACGAGCCCCTTCGCGGAGAGGTACTCCTCCCGGGAGATGCTCTACAACTTCTCCCCGGACAAGCGCTATCGCACGTGGCGGCGGCTCTGGATCGCGCTGGCCGAGGAGGAGCGCCGGCTCGGGCTTCCCATTACGGAAGAGCAGATCCGGGAGCTCCGGGAGCATGCCGAGGACATCGACTACGCCGCCGTGCGTCGCTACGAGGAGAAGCTCCGCCACGACGTCATGGCCCACATCCGCGCCTGGGGGGACCAGTGCCCGAAGGCCCGGGGGATCGTCCACCTGGGCGCGACCAGCATGTACGTCGTGGACAACACGGATCTTATCCTCATCCGCGACGCCTACGCGATTCTCGAGCGGGAGATCGTGAACGTCGTGGCGGCGCTGGCCGAGTTCGCGGAGCGGCACGCGGATGTCCCCACGGTCGCGTTTACGCACTTTCAGCCCGCGCAGTTCACCACGGTGGGCAAGCGCGCGTGCCTGTGGATTTACGACCTGCTTCTGGATCTCGACGAGCTGGCCGAGCGCCGGCGGTCCCTTCGGTTCCTGGGGGTCAAGGGGACCACGGGGACCCAGGCGAGCTTCCTGGCCCTCTTCGACGGAGACGAGGCCAAGGTCCGCGCGCTCGACGAGGCCGTCACGCGCGCCATGGGCTTCGAGCGCTCCTACACGGCGACGGGTCAGACGTACTCGCGGAAGGTGGATGCCCAGGCGCACGCGGCGCTGGCGGGAATCGCGATGTCCGCCCACAAGTTCGCCAACGACCTGCGGCTCCTGCAGCACCTCGGGGAGGTCCAGGAGCCTTTCGAGTCCGAGCAGGTGGGCTCCAGCGCCATGGCCTACAAGCGCAACCCCATGCGCAGCGAGCGGATGACGTCCCTGGCCCGGCTGGTGGTGGCGCTCTACGAGAACGCCGCCTTCACGGCCGCCTCCCAGTGGTTCGAGCGCACGCTGGACGACTCGGCGGGC
This genomic window contains:
- the purB gene encoding adenylosuccinate lyase; the encoded protein is MTNVYTSPFAERYSSREMLYNFSPDKRYRTWRRLWIALAEEERRLGLPITEEQIRELREHAEDIDYAAVRRYEEKLRHDVMAHIRAWGDQCPKARGIVHLGATSMYVVDNTDLILIRDAYAILEREIVNVVAALAEFAERHADVPTVAFTHFQPAQFTTVGKRACLWIYDLLLDLDELAERRRSLRFLGVKGTTGTQASFLALFDGDEAKVRALDEAVTRAMGFERSYTATGQTYSRKVDAQAHAALAGIAMSAHKFANDLRLLQHLGEVQEPFESEQVGSSAMAYKRNPMRSERMTSLARLVVALYENAAFTAASQWFERTLDDSAGKRIALPEAFLAADAVLQLYLDLAPRLVVDRAAIAAHVERELPAIATENILMEAVKAGGDRQELHERIRRHTLEGKGKDLLDRLKKDEAFRAVRDRLPDLLRPEQYVGRAPSQVREFLAEEVRPRLAARREMLGLRSEVRV